The following are encoded together in the bacterium genome:
- the ssb gene encoding single-stranded DNA-binding protein: MASLVKVTIVGNLGRDAEMRYTPQGKAVLEFNVACNDRYTDNTGAQQERTQWFRVSLWGRQAETLKQYLLKGKQVLVDGRLRAREYVDREGKTRTSLDVHADNLVLLGSRAGGPQESQGPVDNGGQGGGFNGPDKQFSPDDDDIPF; the protein is encoded by the coding sequence TGGCATCGCTCGTCAAAGTCACGATCGTCGGCAACCTCGGCCGCGACGCGGAAATGCGCTACACGCCGCAGGGCAAGGCCGTGCTCGAATTCAACGTCGCCTGCAACGACCGCTACACGGACAACACCGGCGCGCAGCAGGAACGCACGCAGTGGTTCCGGGTCAGCCTCTGGGGCCGCCAGGCGGAGACGCTGAAGCAGTACCTGCTCAAGGGGAAGCAGGTCCTCGTGGACGGGCGGCTGCGGGCGCGCGAATACGTGGACCGCGAGGGGAAGACCCGCACGAGCCTCGACGTCCACGCCGACAACCTCGTGCTCCTCGGCTCGCGGGCCGGCGGGCCGCAGGAGAGCCAGGGCCCGGTGGACAACGGCGGCCAGGGCGGCGGCTTCAACGGCCCGGACAAGCAGTTCTCGCCGGACGACGACGACATTCCGTTCTGA